GGCTGCGGCATTCCAGACGGCGACTGAAGGAGCGGTCGGGCCGGGTCAGTCGAACGGCCGCAACGAGGGCCGAAAAGTCAGACGACTTCTTCTGGACCGTCGGACTTCGACTCTTCCCGGTCGAAAACGATGGCGGCGTCCGTCCGCTCACGGATCTTTGCGATTTCCGCCTTCTGCCCGACGTCGAGGTGCCCGTAGACCTCGTCGGTCTCTTTCCGCTCTTGGGCGAGCGCTTCTTCGAAATCGGTCTGCCGCAAGGCCTTCGCTTGTTCGTTATCGAGCGCAGTTTGGACGTCAGTTGCGTCGGAATTGAGCTGGACCCATTGGCCGACCAGCTGCGCACGGCCGTTTCCGCCGAGTTTCGCCTTGATCCGTAGCCAATAGCCCCGTACGGTCGCGACCGAGATCTCGAGTTTCGCGGCGATCGCTTCGTCGGTGAGCCCTTCCGAAGCGTGTCCGAGCAGTTCGCGTTCTCTAGAGGACAACCCTGGCACGATCGACATTATGACCACATTTTTGTGGCCATTAGGATAAGGCCAAACATAGGAGTGCGACGAACCGTGGCGGTCGTTCGGCGTCGTCAGGTCCAGGCTCACAGCAATGGCGGCTTGTCCGGAGGGCCGTTATGGTGTTTCCTAACGGTATGAAGACCGAGGTTCCGCGTTCAGGCGCCGCTCGCGAAGAGGACTTTCTTGCCGTCGCCGCCTACATCGTCCACGAAATCAGGTCACCGCTGCACGTGATGTCCCAGGCGGCTCCGTTGATCGGCGGGGCCAACCTGTCGGAAACGCAACAGGCGGCACTGTCGGCGGTTCAGGGACAGGTGACCCAGATCGACCGACTTGTCGCCGGACTGGGCGACTTTATCGGTCTGCGAGGCACGATCGACCCGCACGAAACGGTCTTGTCCGACGTCTGGTTGTCAGTATTGTCCCGGGTACGGCCCATCGTGGACGCGAAACGCCAGGACCTGGTCTGGGAGTTGCCGACCGAGCGGATCCGGCTCTCAGCGTTGGAGGACCGCTTGGTCCAAGCGCTGACGAACATTTTGGCGAACGCGTCGAAATACAGCGACGAAGGCACGCAGATCCGAATGACGGCGAGCGTCGAGCCGCCGTGGCTGACGGTCCGCGTCTGCGACGAC
This genomic window from Armatimonadota bacterium contains:
- a CDS encoding helix-turn-helix transcriptional regulator — translated: MPGLSSRERELLGHASEGLTDEAIAAKLEISVATVRGYWLRIKAKLGGNGRAQLVGQWVQLNSDATDVQTALDNEQAKALRQTDFEEALAQERKETDEVYGHLDVGQKAEIAKIRERTDAAIVFDREESKSDGPEEVV
- a CDS encoding HAMP domain-containing histidine kinase, producing the protein MKTEVPRSGAAREEDFLAVAAYIVHEIRSPLHVMSQAAPLIGGANLSETQQAALSAVQGQVTQIDRLVAGLGDFIGLRGTIDPHETVLSDVWLSVLSRVRPIVDAKRQDLVWELPTERIRLSALEDRLVQALTNILANASKYSDEGTQIRMTASVEPPWLTVRVCDDGAGIRREALPHVFELFYRSDEAREATPDGFGLGLAVTKKFIEVDGGTVQADSDGPGSGTEFVVRIRLATPYRDV